The following coding sequences lie in one Spirochaetia bacterium 38H-sp genomic window:
- a CDS encoding FtsQ-type POTRA domain-containing protein — MSDHVWHFEYVSGKRGSVKNTKKNSILTGFLLIIFLLIIIIVRGVLVPRFRIEKIFIDSNLNVSNEEILERAGLSTESVLYFSVDTYVIEKRLAEWPKVKEVEVEKFFPNALKISISSREPLVYLLVENDGIIFPAVCDDEGIVFDAGKNMRYEGMPVISGIGFKNFIVGAKLPDVIIAFMKNLKGVKESNPELFALISELRFIKRGDYSFDYFIYFKGIRLPVLVNNDISESMLKYALLIVDVVSSKVDFKKIEYIDLRGNIVSYKLRSNI; from the coding sequence ATGTCTGACCACGTGTGGCATTTTGAATATGTTTCAGGAAAAAGAGGCTCTGTAAAGAATACTAAGAAAAATTCAATCTTAACCGGATTTTTACTTATTATTTTTTTGCTTATCATTATTATTGTAAGAGGGGTTCTTGTCCCCAGGTTTAGAATAGAAAAGATATTTATAGATAGCAATTTGAATGTGTCTAATGAAGAAATACTGGAGAGAGCGGGTCTAAGTACTGAGAGTGTTCTGTATTTCTCTGTTGATACATATGTTATAGAGAAACGATTGGCGGAGTGGCCTAAGGTTAAAGAAGTTGAGGTCGAAAAATTCTTTCCTAATGCTTTGAAAATTTCTATTAGCTCCAGAGAGCCTTTAGTATATCTTCTGGTTGAAAATGATGGAATAATTTTCCCTGCAGTGTGTGATGATGAGGGGATTGTTTTTGATGCCGGAAAAAATATGAGATATGAGGGAATGCCGGTAATAAGCGGGATAGGCTTTAAGAATTTTATTGTTGGTGCAAAGCTTCCTGATGTTATTATTGCCTTTATGAAGAATCTAAAAGGAGTTAAAGAATCCAATCCTGAGCTTTTTGCTCTTATTTCCGAGTTAAGATTTATAAAAAGAGGGGATTATAGTTTTGATTATTTTATATATTTCAAAGGCATCAGGCTGCCTGTACTTGTTAATAATGATATTTCGGAATCAATGTTAAAATATGCATTATTGATAGTTGATGTGGTTTCTTCTAAAGTTGATTTTAAAAAAATAGAGTATATAGATTTGAGGGGGAATATTGTCAGTTATAAGCTAAGGAGCAATATCTGA
- the mraY gene encoding phospho-N-acetylmuramoyl-pentapeptide-transferase: MLKELFYPLVKYFTPFNVFQYITFRAAYAAITSLLLSFVLGPWVIEKLRKLKAGEEIRELGPSTHKSKSGTPTMGGLFIVFSTVFSVLLWQDIHYPFTWVLVASLLSFGLLGFIDDYLKVFKKNKEGLRASIKFIGQILISLVLTGLILLFSNEYSTLLYLPFIKTPVINLSYWYVPLAVMFVVGYSNAVNLTDGLDGLAAGLVIFVGFALAIFAYLTGRVDFSEYLQIPYISGAGELSVFALALVGACVGFLWFNCHPAEVMMGDTGSLSIGGTLAVFSMLIKKEILLLIVGGVFILETLSVILQVLSYKLRNGKRIFKMAPLHHHFELSGWPESKVVIRMWILGGLFAIIGLSTLKVQ; this comes from the coding sequence ATGTTTTTCAATATATAACCTTTAGGGCAGCTTATGCTGCAATAACTTCTCTTCTTCTTTCTTTTGTCTTAGGTCCATGGGTGATAGAAAAATTGAGAAAGCTAAAAGCAGGAGAAGAAATACGAGAACTGGGGCCTAGCACTCATAAAAGCAAGAGTGGAACTCCTACAATGGGAGGACTGTTTATTGTTTTTTCCACTGTTTTTTCTGTTCTTCTGTGGCAGGATATACATTATCCATTTACATGGGTTCTTGTAGCATCTTTGCTCTCTTTTGGTTTATTGGGCTTTATAGATGATTACCTAAAAGTTTTCAAAAAGAACAAAGAGGGATTAAGAGCAAGTATTAAGTTTATAGGGCAGATTTTAATTTCATTGGTTTTAACTGGGCTTATTCTGTTGTTTTCTAATGAGTATTCTACTCTCTTATATTTACCTTTTATAAAAACTCCTGTAATTAATTTATCGTATTGGTATGTTCCTCTGGCAGTAATGTTTGTAGTTGGTTATTCTAATGCTGTCAATTTAACAGATGGTCTTGACGGGCTTGCTGCAGGGCTTGTTATTTTTGTGGGGTTTGCTCTTGCTATTTTTGCATATTTAACAGGAAGGGTGGATTTTTCGGAGTATTTGCAAATTCCTTATATTTCTGGTGCAGGTGAATTATCTGTTTTTGCCTTAGCTCTTGTGGGGGCCTGCGTAGGTTTTTTATGGTTTAATTGTCATCCTGCAGAGGTTATGATGGGAGATACTGGAAGCCTAAGTATAGGAGGTACTTTGGCTGTTTTTTCTATGCTCATAAAAAAGGAAATTCTCCTTTTAATTGTTGGCGGAGTATTTATTTTGGAAACGCTATCTGTGATTTTACAGGTTCTATCTTATAAGCTGAGAAATGGAAAGAGAATTTTTAAAATGGCACCATTACATCACCATTTTGAGCTTTCTGGATGGCCGGAGAGCAAGGTTGTTATAAGGATGTGGATACTGGGTGGACTATTTGCAATTATTGGGCTTTCTACATTAAAGGTACAGTGA
- the ftsA gene encoding cell division protein FtsA, whose translation MSVFAGLDIGTTQIRVVVSGITEKNSLDFLGTGIASSTGLRQGVIINLDDTIAAVSEAIEAAVLESGYEVEDLFVGVSGPRIESVNSKGVVAISSKGKERKVSDDDIKRVVEAAKAIVIPVDREILHSIVREYKVDDKDKIKQPLNILGVRLEADTHIITAPVSYSHNIINCVKRSGYEVSAIFLNVFAAGRAVITTEEMELGVIHIDIGGGSTGVVAYVDGAPFSTFVLPVGGNNVSYDIFDVFKIPFLAADKIKITYGTCYPPMVDRDEPILVPSSGGGPAYEVSLKMLSEVAEARMAEIFEIIRDKLDRQEITKRIGGGVVITGGGALLNGTAELASNIFGVPARIGYPMGISNLPDSVMSPSYATCVGLALLGKDLFLQYGYDAGKDKKSSVFAGFKQWLRNFFE comes from the coding sequence ATGAGTGTATTTGCTGGTCTTGATATTGGTACGACTCAGATAAGGGTCGTTGTGAGCGGAATAACAGAAAAAAACTCGTTGGATTTTCTTGGTACGGGTATAGCTTCTTCTACCGGCTTAAGACAGGGGGTAATAATTAACCTAGATGATACTATAGCTGCTGTGTCAGAAGCTATAGAGGCTGCTGTTCTTGAGTCGGGGTATGAAGTGGAGGATCTTTTTGTTGGAGTTTCCGGTCCAAGGATAGAATCCGTAAATTCCAAAGGTGTAGTTGCAATATCTTCCAAGGGAAAGGAAAGAAAGGTCTCTGATGATGATATAAAACGAGTTGTAGAGGCTGCAAAAGCAATAGTTATTCCTGTTGATAGAGAAATTTTGCATTCTATAGTAAGGGAATACAAGGTGGATGACAAGGATAAAATAAAGCAGCCCTTAAACATATTGGGAGTAAGATTGGAGGCTGATACCCATATTATTACTGCACCTGTATCTTATTCTCATAATATTATTAATTGTGTTAAAAGAAGCGGCTATGAGGTTAGTGCCATATTTTTGAATGTTTTTGCAGCTGGACGAGCTGTTATAACTACTGAGGAAATGGAGCTGGGAGTTATTCATATAGATATAGGGGGAGGGAGTACCGGGGTTGTTGCTTATGTAGATGGTGCTCCTTTTTCTACTTTTGTTTTGCCTGTTGGCGGAAATAATGTATCGTATGATATTTTTGATGTTTTTAAGATACCGTTTCTTGCTGCTGATAAAATAAAAATCACTTATGGAACCTGCTATCCTCCTATGGTGGATAGAGATGAGCCTATTCTTGTCCCTTCCAGTGGAGGCGGACCTGCATATGAGGTTTCTCTAAAGATGCTTTCCGAGGTTGCAGAAGCTAGAATGGCTGAAATTTTTGAAATAATACGAGATAAACTTGATAGGCAAGAGATAACTAAAAGAATAGGTGGAGGAGTAGTTATAACTGGAGGCGGGGCATTACTCAATGGTACTGCTGAGCTTGCCTCCAATATATTTGGTGTGCCTGCACGTATTGGCTATCCCATGGGAATTTCCAATTTGCCGGATAGTGTTATGTCTCCGTCATATGCTACTTGTGTGGGGCTGGCTTTGTTGGGAAAAGATTTGTTTTTACAATATGGTTATGATGCTGGTAAGGATAAGAAGTCTTCTGTCTTTGCCGGTTTTAAACAATGGCTTAGAAATTTTTTTGAATGA
- the ftsW gene encoding putative lipid II flippase FtsW codes for MLARGFVPEEIHKTKQSHSIGWLVFVLCFVGLVFLFSASYYRSELLFGNPYYFFKQQFIRMIIGAVFAFIISKVNFESLTRFLPLLILLNILLLILTFIPGIGVSFWGANRWIIIAGISFQPSEFAKFTLVFYLAYILSKKKDAFDEPFTSIIPPAIVIFIFSFLVYLQNDFSTAIFLLFIGAFMLFIAGVPIRYFLYFIVVALPLLLILLFTKEHRVLRLITFLDPSRDPDGTGYQIQVSMRAMSEGGLWGKGIGAGDFKFGILPEAHSDFVFSIFAEEMGFVGVLVVFALFSIFAVRAFSVSINQESFFYRMLGFGSIFTIVLQVLLNISVVSGLLPTTGIPLPFFSAGGSSALITLALCGLIINISKSSEGGWNV; via the coding sequence ATGCTAGCTAGAGGCTTTGTTCCTGAGGAGATTCATAAGACAAAACAGTCTCATTCGATAGGTTGGTTGGTTTTTGTTTTATGTTTTGTTGGATTGGTTTTCCTTTTCTCTGCTTCGTATTACAGATCGGAATTGTTGTTCGGTAATCCGTACTATTTTTTTAAACAGCAATTTATAAGAATGATAATTGGTGCTGTCTTTGCGTTTATAATATCTAAGGTTAATTTTGAATCTTTAACGAGATTTTTACCGCTTTTAATACTTTTAAATATATTATTGTTGATACTTACTTTTATACCAGGAATAGGTGTCTCTTTTTGGGGGGCTAATAGATGGATAATAATTGCAGGAATTTCGTTTCAACCATCCGAGTTTGCAAAATTTACTCTGGTTTTCTACCTTGCTTATATTTTAAGTAAAAAGAAAGATGCTTTTGACGAGCCTTTTACTTCTATTATTCCTCCGGCAATTGTTATTTTTATTTTTTCTTTTCTTGTGTATTTGCAAAACGATTTTTCAACAGCTATTTTTCTGTTGTTTATAGGAGCTTTTATGCTTTTTATTGCAGGAGTTCCTATACGATATTTCTTATATTTTATTGTTGTTGCCTTGCCTTTGTTGCTTATTTTGCTTTTCACAAAGGAACATCGAGTATTGAGATTGATTACTTTTCTTGATCCTTCTAGAGATCCAGATGGTACTGGATATCAGATTCAGGTATCTATGCGGGCTATGTCGGAAGGAGGGCTTTGGGGTAAAGGAATAGGTGCCGGTGATTTTAAGTTTGGTATTTTGCCAGAAGCTCATTCTGATTTTGTTTTTAGTATCTTTGCAGAGGAGATGGGGTTTGTTGGGGTGTTAGTTGTCTTTGCTCTGTTTTCCATTTTTGCAGTTAGAGCTTTTTCTGTATCTATTAATCAGGAATCTTTTTTTTACCGGATGCTTGGTTTTGGTTCTATCTTTACTATCGTATTACAGGTTTTATTGAATATTTCTGTTGTCAGCGGGTTGCTTCCTACCACAGGTATTCCCTTGCCTTTCTTTTCTGCTGGAGGTTCTTCTGCTTTGATAACTCTTGCTCTCTGTGGTCTGATAATTAATATATCAAAAAGTTCAGAAGGGGGATGGAATGTCTGA
- a CDS encoding tyrosine recombinase, which translates to MTKSLPVFNELIHRKIFLAFRTYLLAELSLSKKTLETYEPVYTDFLLWIERSGQSVIDVTSLDCEKYIRHIGTDRNNSPRTIAKKVSALRAVFRFIVMSGFRADNPIESVDIPKAAAILPAVMEQSEIDLLLDSIDTTTPIGVRDRCMLELMYSCGLRISELCNIKMSDIFIADRFLRIIGKGNKERLVPFGKEAKIWLIDYMEVARPFLSGNKIRNNFLFLSVRGDKISRKSVWVRFNKIVSALGLNAKPHALRHSCATHMLHGGANLREVQEFLGHSDISTTQIYTHVDIGRLSSFHKQYHPRGKL; encoded by the coding sequence ATGACAAAATCTTTGCCTGTATTTAATGAGTTAATTCATAGGAAAATATTTCTTGCTTTTAGGACATATTTGCTGGCAGAGCTGTCTTTGTCAAAAAAAACTCTGGAAACTTATGAACCTGTTTATACTGATTTTCTGCTCTGGATTGAAAGGAGTGGACAGTCTGTTATTGATGTCACATCTCTTGATTGTGAAAAGTATATAAGGCATATCGGTACTGATAGAAATAATTCTCCTAGAACTATTGCCAAAAAAGTAAGTGCATTGAGAGCTGTTTTTAGATTCATAGTCATGTCTGGTTTTAGAGCAGATAACCCTATCGAAAGTGTAGATATTCCTAAAGCGGCGGCTATCCTGCCAGCTGTTATGGAGCAAAGTGAAATAGATTTGCTATTGGATTCTATAGATACTACTACGCCTATCGGTGTACGAGACAGATGCATGCTGGAGCTCATGTACTCCTGTGGGTTAAGAATATCTGAGCTATGCAATATAAAAATGTCAGATATTTTTATTGCGGATAGATTCTTGAGAATTATTGGCAAAGGAAACAAGGAACGTCTTGTTCCTTTTGGAAAAGAGGCAAAGATATGGCTTATTGACTATATGGAAGTGGCAAGACCGTTTTTATCAGGAAATAAGATAAGGAACAATTTCTTATTTTTATCTGTCAGAGGAGATAAAATAAGCAGAAAATCCGTATGGGTTAGGTTTAATAAAATAGTTTCTGCTTTGGGGCTCAATGCAAAACCGCATGCATTAAGGCATTCTTGTGCTACTCATATGTTGCATGGTGGAGCTAATTTGAGAGAGGTGCAGGAGTTCTTGGGGCATTCTGATATTTCTACTACACAGATATATACTCATGTTGATATAGGTAGACTTTCTTCTTTTCATAAGCAATATCATCCACGGGGAAAATTATGA
- the ftsZ gene encoding cell division protein FtsZ → MKIKLDDELSLNPTKIKVLGVGGGGCNAVDTMIKESVSGVDFIACNTDIQALSLSEAPFKLPLGKKITKGLGAGGDPEIGRQAAEEDSDKIRAVLESSDMVFITAGMGGGTGTGAAPVIASIAAEMGVLCVGVVTKPFAFEGKKKAKLASEGIKKMREYVDTLIVVPNENLFKTAKQGTKVSEAFEMVDGVLRDAVQGISDLITRPGKINIDFADVKRVMRNKGYALMGTGSASGANRAIDAITSAINNPLLENIQLEKAKGLLINISCSSDFTLKEYADIMDIINTNNNTDDDFEMIIGTSIDSSLGEVVKVTVVAAGFAGSHEDVVDDSKKKPSTAGEYLTLDKWDKVIRGEQEPGERVDLFSGSIDSGNSELDIPAIFRRRSRK, encoded by the coding sequence ATGAAGATAAAATTGGATGACGAGCTTTCTTTAAATCCTACTAAGATAAAAGTACTAGGTGTAGGAGGTGGTGGTTGTAACGCTGTTGATACGATGATAAAAGAATCTGTATCTGGTGTTGATTTTATTGCTTGTAACACAGATATACAGGCATTATCATTGTCAGAGGCTCCATTTAAACTTCCACTGGGAAAGAAGATCACAAAAGGTCTAGGTGCTGGCGGAGATCCCGAAATAGGCAGGCAGGCTGCGGAAGAGGACTCGGATAAAATACGTGCTGTTCTTGAAAGTAGTGACATGGTTTTTATTACTGCGGGAATGGGCGGAGGTACGGGTACCGGGGCTGCTCCTGTTATTGCAAGTATAGCAGCAGAAATGGGAGTTCTCTGCGTTGGGGTTGTTACAAAGCCTTTTGCCTTTGAGGGTAAGAAAAAAGCTAAGCTGGCCAGCGAAGGAATAAAGAAAATGAGAGAGTATGTGGATACTCTCATTGTTGTGCCTAATGAAAATCTTTTTAAAACAGCTAAGCAAGGTACAAAGGTTAGTGAAGCTTTTGAGATGGTTGATGGTGTTTTGAGAGATGCTGTGCAGGGGATATCGGATTTAATAACCAGGCCCGGCAAGATAAATATAGATTTTGCAGATGTTAAGCGTGTTATGAGAAATAAAGGCTATGCTCTTATGGGTACGGGGAGTGCATCCGGAGCTAATAGAGCTATAGATGCTATAACCTCTGCTATAAACAATCCTTTATTGGAGAATATACAGCTGGAAAAGGCTAAAGGGCTTCTTATAAATATATCTTGCAGTTCTGATTTTACTCTTAAGGAATATGCTGATATTATGGACATAATCAATACCAATAACAATACTGATGATGATTTTGAGATGATTATTGGTACTTCTATAGATTCCTCTCTTGGAGAGGTTGTGAAAGTTACTGTGGTTGCTGCGGGTTTTGCAGGTTCTCATGAAGATGTTGTTGATGATAGCAAAAAAAAACCTAGTACTGCAGGAGAATATTTGACTCTTGATAAATGGGATAAGGTGATACGAGGTGAACAGGAGCCAGGAGAAAGAGTTGATTTGTTTTCTGGAAGTATAGATTCTGGAAATAGTGAGCTTGATATTCCGGCTATTTTCAGAAGAAGGAGTAGGAAATAG